Within Vespa velutina chromosome 8, iVesVel2.1, whole genome shotgun sequence, the genomic segment TAAATAGtcgtaacaaaaataaataaatttaaaatgtatatatattctattgattcatttaatttaattacatatataagtatgtttCCCTTGGCGGCAATCTTTATATTCGTCTTTTGTGATTTAAATCCTTGAAGCAtagaattttagaaaataaaagaaaaaaaattttttaaatggccCACGTtgcataaaaattttattctaataaaatttaacgaagtaagatcattttaaattatcaaagaatttttattatgtagagtgaatgataaaaaaaaaaggaagaaaaagaaaaaggaaattttattcaattatttgattacatatatatatatatatatatatatatatatatatatttgatctatatctatatagatataaagtaaatatgtaCGTAGAATTCAATGTAAATCCTATTACTTcgagtaatttttattttttcaaataatataaaaatgatcccaccgtacatatttatgtatatatagatatattaggtggaccggaaagtaatgtcgctttcttaaattaaattcaaacgaataaatttttaacaagtttttatttttaatcacaatcaaatatcgacatgcgcagaaatgGCATAACTTTCTGGTCCAcctaatacacacacacatatatatatatatatatatatatatatatatattataaggtTGCGTCTTTGAGaatctatatttaaaattaaaaataaaaatttgaattaaatatttaaaaattaaagattgtCCTGatcaatcgaaataattaagaatcaatttattaacgaagataatatgatataaaaaatgaaaatattgttaattatcaAAACGAAGCTCCTGCAAATATCGTATTTAATGACGATGGACATTTGAGGATCGTTATAATCAAAGCTGTgtattcgttctctctctcactctctctataCATCGTGTCCTTTAATTACGTGTCATCGACTATTtcacatgtatgtacataatacGATCGGTCCACACCAAGTCAAAGAGATGCGAACCGACCGAGTGAAGGAAATATATAGAAGAGGTAACACGATCTTCATCGAATCACATTGCGCGCCATGAAGAGAGCGCGTAAAAGCTCAAGGACAAAATGGATCTCATCGTTCGATTGCCTTCATACGACTGAACGTGGTCAATCGTAATATAAATCACACAACGAtcgaatctctctttctctttctctttctctttctctccctttctctctctctctctctctctctctctctgtctttcttcctctctctctctctctctctctctctctctctctctctctgtaactTTGtcgaacgtacatacgtatctagTATATTTATCtcgaagaaggataaaaagaaaaagaggaaaaaaaaagaagaaaaagcaacgagagagagagagaaaaaaaaagaaataaaagaaataaattaaaagaaaagattagaaTGAGAAAGTgacgagggagagagagagagagagagagaaaaaagttttattttctccatTACGCTTTCGATCTTTGGGTGGGGAAAATCAATAGGGAAAACCATGTACGATAGGCGAACGAGCATGGGTCATATAACGTAGGACAGATAAAacgtttgttattatttttgaatctATTTCTATGCCAATAACATATGTGTGCCCTCGAATTGCAATACGTGAAGAACGAAGACGATgttacgagaagaagaagaagaattattgtCGACGTCGACAGGGACTCGAATGGCGAAAGAAGAAGTGATTACGAGTGTTTCAAAACATTTTGACTCAAGGATGAGGAAAACATGTTAGAGTTACGAATAATTGACTTTGCTTCTTGACATCCGTttgacataataataaaaaaaaaaaaaaaagaaaaaaagaaaagataacttTCGATTCCCGTTATACATTGCAATCTTTCTACGAATATGATGTTTCGACAGTGGTTATACGCTTTCCTATCCCTTTGCATCTGCATTCTATTGCAGTTAGATTGTGTCGAATCTACTCACATTACCGGCACATTCAACACGAAGGAGTTCTTccgttttcttattaaatttggCTTCCAAAAGACAGATCGTCACAGACAGAAGGATACATCTGGTTATATATTTGGGAATATAACAAGTAAAATGAACTTTTCTGTGCCGATCACATTGGCTGTACTTGATCGGAGTCATTTTTTAGAGTACTATGGCAATAGGActgtaatagataaaaatattgcttGTACTCTAATGTTTAATACTCTGAATCAAAGTTCTTATGATCCAAACTGTAACGATGAAGGTCAAGATTTTCTAAGGTATGTTGATTATGGTCTGTTTGTATTGTGATATGTAttgcaaagaaaaatgaattaacaTTTCTACATTATATCTCTTCTTTCAATATAGACGAATACCTTGCCCTAGAGGAAAATTATGCCAAGACGAAGACTCTATATGGAATATTGTAAAGGGGCATCAATTCACTTATGTTATACAGGACTTTTGGCAACCACGTTTCTGGTATATGAGTATAGTAGCATGTTATAGAAATGCAACAACATGCCAGTGGGAATATTATGACAAGCATGACATATTAGAGTATGATATATGGCTAGTAAATGGCAATCCTAATACTAGTGGCCTGAACAGCGTTACGTATCAGTTCTCCTATGACAGGCAAAATACTATAGAACTATATTTACTGTTCTTTGTGtgctatattatattagttcCGCTGCAATTATATGCAGCAAGATTACAAAAACACCCTGTGACACGATTATTTACGGCTAGCTTATTCTTAGAGTTTGTTGCAGtgtgtttaattttaatacacgtgttaaaattttctctcgatGGAGTTGGCTACGAACGATTAGAAGTTGCCGgcgatatttttgatattctcTCACGGGTAAGAAAAGTGTGTGTTTAATATATGGTTGAATGTAAAAAAGTGCAAAACCTAAATAGAAgcatgtaatatacatatttttttttttatgcttaaTATACAGCAATAGAATATCATTAACTTgattcatatatgtacatatatgtctgtatgtgtgtgctcTTGAACTTTTTCATAAATCATCAATACAATgaactatttatattataggcATCATTTATGTTACTTCTACTTTTACTTGCCAAAGGATGGGCTGTAACTCGAATGGAATTAACATGGAAGCCCTTAGTTTTTGCTATATGGCTATGTTATGGTGTAGTACACATTTTGTTGTATGTTTGGAACATggtatgtttttattattctatttaaattcattgtaaaatatttgtcacacatgttattatattttttagacTGAAGTTGACATAGTAGAAGACATTGACGAATACCAAACCTGGCCAGGTTGgttcattcttttattccgAAGTGCTATAATGATATGGTTTTTATATGAACTTCGAAATACTATGACGTATGAACATAATACtcaaaaattgaattttcttctccATTTCGGTGCATCTTCACTAGTttggtttatttatttaccaaTAATAGCTCTTATAGCGCTTCAAGTAAGTGCTCTTTGGAGGTTCAAATTGTTGTTAGGTAAGTATTGATAAACTCTCTACGTATGAGACACATGTTTATACCACACAAATTCTGTAAAAACAAATCCATAAACccatataaaatgataataattaaattttaggTATAACATATTCTGCTGATTGTTTTGCTTATTGTGTAATGGCACATTTATTATGGCCAACGCGAAGTGAACAGTACTTTTTACTCGCCCAAGGTGGAGATAATGGTGATGAACTTGATGAATTTAATGAAGCACCTCATGTACTAAATAATTATGTGGAACCACCAGAACTCAGTAAAATTATCacttaatattaaaatcttaaTTCGGATAAAATATTGAAGAGTAACATTCAAAATGTGATGTATATTTGCCAAATGGTAAAACCatagaaaattgataatactTTGATCTGTGCTATTTGAGACTGAAATGTGCTGCACATtctgtaattaatatatgtatatcattgaTTAGATTGAAATATGCAATAGAAGTCAATAATTAAtgcgaaaaagataaaatgaacgaacaCAATGTAAAAATCagtttattatgataattttctacttatatgataaaaataatgataattgatttattttgtaCTAATTCATAACACACACGGATATATCACAGTGCATAGtgtataatagaataatataaaaagtcactttcttttcattttgaagTATTTGAAATGTGTAGCAGATTTTTATGGTTGGCAATTatctgataatttttatttttctttggctTCTATATTTCACCTATTTATCATATACctattatataagatatacgtacataaaaatataaaataattataccactatatagtaaattttataattttatagtaatctacataatagaattttcactctctttgttttctctttatacctttcagtaattttattattctacactataaaatatattttagtgTGTGcttgaaaaagaatgattataCATAGTTGTTTACACGATTGTGtggttttataattataataagatgGGAACATGACTAAGCAGCCATGAAATAACTAGCTGGGTACAAAactgaaaatattcatttattatgaaCAATatcagtattatatatatactgcatATTTACTTGGTAACAGTTTTATTACTGGCACAGCTCTAAacacttggaaatatttactatatgaATAGTTATGGCTCTTAGCAGTTTTCTtcagattatatataattgtatatatatatatatatatatatatatatatatatatatatttatatatatatatatatataattgtcatGCAATAAGCTActtgattttaatttagatCAAAGCACagtaaatacaatttattaaaaactgGATATTCTATAGGGTTTtactactatttttttattaaaaaaattgtgattaaaattttaattttcgaaCTGCCTGAAGAAAGTATAAATTCTATGTGATgatttatattagtatatagataaatatatatattataaatcattattattgttaaatattgttaaaaattttccgTAGAAactaatgttttttatttgtttctgatttattaattataaattcggTTGTATGTCGTTAAAGTATTagtctaaaaataaatgaatcaatgattttgaattaacaattatatttgtaatattactttttattagttgtacattatttaatgaaatgatGTTGCTCGaatcttataataaatgaGGTGATAGGGgtatacacaaatatacactgtctttagaaaaattttgagCTCCATGTATGTATTGAAATATTGGTGCAATGTTTCTAATGTCTTGATATTATTGTAGAAATCAGATAATggataatattttagaaaaaaataattgagagAAGGTCTATCATGTccttaaaaagtaaataaaatgtttcacagaataaattcaaatgaatatttaattaaaatatataaacctTGAACAAAAGTGCACATGTAATTTTGACAAATTTTGATTCATACTTTACAAGTGTTTAATGAGAGCaaagttaaattttaataaaatcaaaagatatcaattatatatatatatgtagtgtTGCTTAATTGGCAATAACTATcatattcaaataattgtGAAATTAGCTTATTGTATTTAGAATGATTCTATTcatctatataattaaaaatgtatatcatttgatattttcacatagactgttgtcaaaaaaaaatatattgtacaaacaAACGTCAATTTGAattctaatttttcatattgttaaatatacaAGTAGTAAATGAGAACACATATATGTTAAGTACtatttttacgtataataaaaaaaaaaaaggaaactaaaTTATTTTCCCTTATGTCTTATAAGTATGGTATAaatcaaaagatataaaaaagtgtatatcatttatttcaaaacgataaatattatgatatcatttatttacatttatttgacatttataataattttaaatgtgaTGTAATCTTATTTATCTCTACATTTGGACCAGGTCCAATTCCAATTACCGAAATTGTACCTGTTTGTAATTGAGTCCTACCAGCGTCTTTTATTATAGCTGTGGTTAAACCAACTTTTTCAGCTTTATTCGCTAAatctaataattcaatttcgcTAGATACTCTAAGAACAATTTTTGGTTGACCATAATATAACCAATCTTTAAacatataatgtttttttggATTAGCTGTTGCCTTTCTATAACACTCTAATGCCGCATGAGCACATTGTGCagctatttttccttttcccatAACTATATCAGTTCTCACTATAATTAccattttacaattttcaatCGAAGATGTACGTAGAAAAATtggcattattttttttaatatagataacatgtttagaaaattctaattaattgtatttaaaacTTATTCTTGCTTTTGTTGATGCTCTTCCATACACACTCTAAACCTTTTTACATGATCCTGACATTTTCTCCAATCTCGTGTTTCAGCTATACATtccttaaattaaaatatatgtatataatagaaacgattactttaataaatgatcaatggaaatatatacgattaaaaattattatacctgAACTTGATAATGTAATTCAAGGCAGCCAATCTTTTTCAACTTTTGCTCAATTGTATCTAAGATATCAATTGATTGAGTTTCAGTCTTATTAATAACCatgatacttttatataatacgttgaaatatataaattatattattttccgaTGATtatggtaaaaataaaaattaaattattattacagataataaataaattagatcaGTATTAAAGAGAAAGCAGACGACGTAAAGTGATACATCTGTCTTCTGTTTACTACGCCATGCTTACATAAAAAGAACGCGATCATATGTAAGGATagcgaaaacaaaatttaaaaaaaagaaaataaatcaaatagaaCACATACatgatattgtaatatatttttatttttatttatttatttctcctcccccttccccccctccccccccccataaaaatataatatcatactCGAGCTAATTTTTCAAACGACacatttaataacaatttattatcgcgcaaataaataacatttgaaTTTGTAGATGGTGCTGCTAAAATATACGTTAAGTGTTCACTCTAATATTCTTTACACACCATGTTTGTAACGAACAGCAATAGCCAATGAACTATTagtttttctaatatatcagAGGTAAGGAAtaagtttattttctttgaatgaaaaacacctaaatatatatatatatatatatatataaatatatatatatattttttatacagatcatttttatttttatttatggatttatatgtaatttattttggttgaaagattaaaacggtgatatttttttattaattccatTGGTACTTGTCCaaaaaaagttgaaataaaatttcggtAAAGTATCTTATCACGTATATTctgtattatagttatttgtTCAGCAGTCGAAAAgcttgaaatataatattcatttagtATTGAACATTCAAGAATATTTAACTAAATCTAAATGAATTAAGCTAGGATCCAAGAGTTCGTAAAAGTACAAAAGTTTTAtgtgaatatttttgtaaGAAGTCTGTTGTATCCttaatcgtatttataaattttaattgacgGTATGTcgtatacaaattatattttaacatttttttttctttctttctttctttctttctttctttctttttctttttttttttcttttctcttcttttctttttttttttttctcttacaaatATAACACATCAAcacgtttaaaaatatacagttTTTGTATGCGAttaagtattaattttaaatacgaaatttttttttttgttacagatTGAAAAAATGTCAGAACAATTCGTTGGTTGTACAGTTTCTGTCACATGTATAGATGATCTTGGTACTTACCAGGGTcaaataatcgatttaaataaacaaagtgTGACTCTTTCAAAGGCTTTTTGTAACGGCGTACCGCATACCTCGTCTGTAGTTAGTTTGAAGTAAGTCTCTAACGGTATGTgaatttttagatttaaattaaGTCAATATTATCtcatataattgaattttagTGCTAAAGATATAGTCAatgtagaaattatttctaccAAAGAAGCTGGCtctaatataaatgatacgcAAACACAAAGTAAAGTAACAGTAAAGAGACCGATTGCCAAAAGAGCTGGTAGATCCTTTTCTGAAAGTGTTCCATCTTCAACACATTCCGGTGGAATGCAATCATCATCGAATTTTAAAAAACCTGTTGAGTCGGCACAACAGCAATCTGAGCTCGCAACTAATGGAAAAATGGGAtcaagtatattatatttttataaaaaaaataatagatagatattattgAAGTTTAAtgagtaataaatattttctaatttttacaGCTGAGCCTAATTGTAAGCCAGCTCAAAAGAGACTTACCCATAGACAGAGAGCACTTGAAAGGGATGAGCATACTTTTGGTACTCCCATTGATCAATCCTTGAATCAAGATttcgattttgaaaaaaatttagcattatttaataaagaggTTTGTATAAGGATCAGAATCTTACGCAAGTAAaggttttaataatttttttatcaattaaaaattataatatttatttcttaggCTGTATGGcaagaaataaattctcttAAACCAGACATCGTTAGACAGTCGGAGAGTAAtagaggtggtggtggtaaatATCGACACGATGAGAATATTATTGTTTCGGAGCCTACAGCCTTCAGACAAATTGTTGTACCTTCGACTGgggaaaaagaatatgttaCGGATGATGGCCTAGTAATACCAAGTATCACTCTTGATCTTCATCGTCAATTAATTGGTGCAGCAGATCGGCTTGGTATTAGCTGGGAACGAAGggtatgaaataattatgaattatttgttttaatttatttaatatgagaaatttgtaaataacttTAAACATTGCAGGTAGAACTTCTTGGACGTGCAGGAGCAGAAATTATTCTTCAACTTCTTGGTGGTGGACATAGACTCAATCCAAATAATGCTCATCAATGGCCAACCGTTGTAGCACTTTGCGGACCGAATAGATCAGGAGCTGCTGGCGTTAATTGCGCACGACAATTATCTAGTCATGGTGTTAAAACAATAGTATTCGTTGAAAATTCAGAAGATGTTTTTCTTCTACAAGAACTATCATTATATAGATTGACAGAAAACAAAGTAGAAactaaagttaaaaatttacCTTCTGTCGTAGATTTAATTCTTGTTGCGCTATGCGATGAAAATTCTCCAAAAATGGTTACTCCAGTAACACTGTGggcaaataataatagagcACTTATTTTAGCTATTGAACCACCATCTGCAGGTACACCTGGCATTTTAAGTAAATTTAGTTTAGTTGGTGCTTTACCATTATCTCATAGTCTTGACAATGGTAGACTATATCTTTGTAATCTTGCTCTACCAAACAAAGTTTATTCTGATGTTGGGATTACTTATAGGTCTCCTTTTGGACCAAAATTTGTCATTCCTTTGCATTCCGATAACTCCTAgcaaatttttaatcaatatgtTGATTCTAGCAACAGCATCTTCAGATTTTAAAaagttctgttttttttcttttttttttttttttttttttttttttttttttttttttttttttttttctttagcattgtatacatttaaaatagaaGTATACTATGTCACAGGAACATACTTCAAGGACAGAGGATATTGtcctcatatacatataaaaaaaaaaaaaacaaaaaaaaacaaaaaaaaacaaaaaaacataaCATGCTGTGACATTTACTATGTAAATTATAGTTTTTCGTAAGCATGTGTTAAGTGTGGCTTACATCAAATTGAGGatgatatatttgatatgTTTTAATagaacaatatatttattgatatatcatacatttataatattagattaatCACATTTATATAATCGGACAAAAAAACGAGCACAGTCAGAATTCTATAAACTATATTGTGTAATTGCATTTGAATTTTGCCGCTAAAGCTTTGtaaatgaaatcattaaaatacgTAGTACATACGATAACGGTTATAACAatcagtgaaaaaaaaagttgtaatattttaatatgtattagATATTCTTTAGAAATGATCCATTTTATGACTCGTAAAAATTATAGTTAccgaaaattatttattgtacaaatctcatttttttctcttttttttttttttttttttttttttgttttttggaAAGTTCAAATGTATTTATCACacgataatttttacaatagcTATTGATTTCTATGAAATCTATTACatcattattcatttaattagcatgttttgatatatattatttgatagtTCTAAAGAAGTATgtaaggaaaatatttctctttttctataaacgaaattactttcctattgtatttcctttaattaggcattaaatttatcttaccatatattataaaatattctgtgCACAATTATAATAGGATTAAatgcattatatattgttttttcagATATCTAATTAGGTTCATATTCCCtttcatttctaaaataaatgttattaaataaattcaaaagaatttcaatatttcaaattttataatcgttgaAGTAtatccaaaaagaaaaaatcatcatTCGTACAGAAAATACTTATTTCGGAAGTGTGcgaaacaattaatatatctagTGGTATTTTCTACAGgataatagtatatttatgTGAATCAATCATTTCAAAATGTGATGTTGCATTTTTAACGACTGTTTGTAACAAACATTCAGTATACAAGGctcattttaattatagttattataagtaatttattcatattttataaccGATTGTATATtcctaaatttattttacatttaagaTTTAACAAATCGTAATGCTATAGACGATAAATTAGTAAGTAAAGTATAATTTGTTTCTTGTAAAAGACCTTAATTAAGTTCTAAACATTTTcagaaaaagatattcgaattaaataaatctgcAACTTTCactgaatatataaaatagctaggcaaaggaataaattttttatgtttctaaaaattattttatttataattttgtataactTTGTATTcaacatattttctttattttgatatacatAGATGTAATGAATCTTTTCTCATTAAGATGCAAGtacttttaacaataataaatgtaagtacttacagtatatatatatatatatatatatatatatatattcttatgaGATATTGATCATTAAGTTTGATCAATATTTATCAGGAATTATATATGCAATTATCACTCACGcatattgagaaagaaaataatataagaatactTGTATCTACAGAACAGTGTATACTGTATACTGGTGCATGATTGTTACTCGAGTTGTTGATGGcattaaaagaaacaataaaagtaatagccttattaaaattcttatgaTTTTGAGGTCAAAAATATGGTATTATGTggatgaatattataaattcattatctgcattatatttatatcaaatgagTTATAACTCTTCTAAGGcattaactattataaatattccgTTCGTTTTATTCCATGTTTTGgttcatttttgtttaataataataataataataatagtgattaaaattaaaatcttttttgcaATACATGAAAATACAATGAGATGATTTTAAATAGTAACTCTATAATTGAacattctcatttttattgtcgAGTTTCATAAATGCATGTCAAATCagtattcattataaaaatacgattttaTCATCCAATTCGTGATTCTTCTTGTAATCGAACAAGTATGAATTAATAAGGACATAATTTAGGACAATTGTTTATAAGGCCAGTATAATCatgatattaataactttatatcgTCTGTCTTATTAaacaagtttttcttttttcttcctttctttttttttttttttttttttttaataaaaattgctttcataattttttataatatctttaatatttgaagATAGTAGCACCACCCtgaataaattctataaatcaatgatatatgATCAGTTTTCTCAgctacaaattttatatatcctaAAGAATATTTACACTTTTAATAGATATCAGTCACTTCTAAATAAACAGTCTGATCTATACTCTGTTTCTTAATATTTAGTTATTGATTGACGATatattgaacatttttttttctttttctaaaactttatactaaatttatttatataaaatataatcaaatttatacaCACACTATTCGCTATAATCAAGtaaaatctatatttttatttgatcacTTTAATTTTTCAAGTATATTAGTTTACCAacattacgattattatatatatatatatatttaaagtaatattttttatattggtAAAAATATACTCTTTAaagtattatactttatataattctattctcTATGAttgttctaatatattttcaattctatATGGTTTTATTCATTCTTAAAACTTTAGTGAAATGTCGAAGAGAGGAACAATAAATTCGTGTATACAGGCGAAAATATTCATAGAATAGTGAGATGTTAATAAGATCAGTGTTAAGCATCTGaacaaattgattaattattattttatcaagtaATTACATTGACTTTTAACCATTCAGTGAATACTTTTTCCTAGAATCTCGTTATCATTTTacaatcaatataaattaatttcgtacTAATGCGTTatgatatttaacaatatctaatttgatattattttctgtttctaaCACTTTGCAGTTTGGACGGTTTAAAATGAAGTGATGTAAATTGTtgtcataattatattataataaacgaatttaaatttgtaaagaGATATTATgttcgaatatatattataccatGATTACGTATATAACActaacatattatttttaaaatgccATCTATTATTACGAACATAAATACTCACTGTCAACAAACCTGTGTGCTCTTTATTACTCTACATTCAATCATTCAAAGCTTTTTCcaggagatatatatatatatatatatatatgattaggCCATTGTAAAAGATTATATGTTATAgaacgaaaaatttataaaattgaataatttgtaCTAAGTTTCAGCaattaatgtatgtatatatcgttgATGCGTAATCGCGTAAATATATCGTTGGAAAAATgtttatcaaatgaaattatacaCATACCTTATTAGTTCTTCGACaagtattgtatattatttttcttttttgttttattgtttttttttttttactcgtaacttctctttttatactctttattttcatttagaatattaacatttaaaataattttgatcaggccatatttatctatcgtttcggaaatatttataaattattaaaacagaTTGAATTATGAAGAATGGATACATGCTATTATTGCCCAAGAATAATGTGATATTAAAAGTTCATTATTGTGtctatgattaaaaaaaaacttttctaaaatattttttacaacaaTTGTACAAATagttaacattaaaaattttacgatggttaaaaatggaaaaa encodes:
- the LOC124951046 gene encoding transmembrane protein 145 — encoded protein: MMFRQWLYAFLSLCICILLQLDCVESTHITGTFNTKEFFRFLIKFGFQKTDRHRQKDTSGYIFGNITSKMNFSVPITLAVLDRSHFLEYYGNRTVIDKNIACTLMFNTLNQSSYDPNCNDEGQDFLRRIPCPRGKLCQDEDSIWNIVKGHQFTYVIQDFWQPRFWYMSIVACYRNATTCQWEYYDKHDILEYDIWLVNGNPNTSGLNSVTYQFSYDRQNTIELYLLFFVCYIILVPLQLYAARLQKHPVTRLFTASLFLEFVAVCLILIHVLKFSLDGVGYERLEVAGDIFDILSRASFMLLLLLLAKGWAVTRMELTWKPLVFAIWLCYGVVHILLYVWNMTEVDIVEDIDEYQTWPGWFILLFRSAIMIWFLYELRNTMTYEHNTQKLNFLLHFGASSLVWFIYLPIIALIALQVSALWRFKLLLGITYSADCFAYCVMAHLLWPTRSEQYFLLAQGGDNGDELDEFNEAPHVLNNYVEPPELSKIIT
- the LOC124951047 gene encoding peptidyl-tRNA hydrolase 2, mitochondrial-like produces the protein MLSILKKIMPIFLRTSSIENCKMVIIVRTDIVMGKGKIAAQCAHAALECYRKATANPKKHYMFKDWLYYGQPKIVLRVSSEIELLDLANKAEKVGLTTAIIKDAGRTQLQTGTISVIGIGPGPNVEINKITSHLKLL
- the LOC124951048 gene encoding cytochrome c oxidase assembly factor 4 homolog, mitochondrial, whose product is MVINKTETQSIDILDTIEQKLKKIGCLELHYQVQECIAETRDWRKCQDHVKRFRVCMEEHQQKQE
- the LOC124951218 gene encoding enhancer of mRNA-decapping protein 3, producing MSEQFVGCTVSVTCIDDLGTYQGQIIDLNKQSVTLSKAFCNGVPHTSSVVSLNAKDIVNVEIISTKEAGSNINDTQTQSKVTVKRPIAKRAGRSFSESVPSSTHSGGMQSSSNFKKPVESAQQQSELATNGKMGSTEPNCKPAQKRLTHRQRALERDEHTFGTPIDQSLNQDFDFEKNLALFNKEAVWQEINSLKPDIVRQSESNRGGGGKYRHDENIIVSEPTAFRQIVVPSTGEKEYVTDDGLVIPSITLDLHRQLIGAADRLGISWERRVELLGRAGAEIILQLLGGGHRLNPNNAHQWPTVVALCGPNRSGAAGVNCARQLSSHGVKTIVFVENSEDVFLLQELSLYRLTENKVETKVKNLPSVVDLILVALCDENSPKMVTPVTLWANNNRALILAIEPPSAGTPGILSKFSLVGALPLSHSLDNGRLYLCNLALPNKVYSDVGITYRSPFGPKFVIPLHSDNS